In a genomic window of Vibrio gigantis:
- the pntB gene encoding Re/Si-specific NAD(P)(+) transhydrogenase subunit beta: MSEGLVQAAYIVAAVFFIMSLAGLSKQESARAGNYYGITGMAIALIATIFGPHSAGIVWIIIAMVIGGGIGIHYARKVEMTEMPELVAILHSFVGMAAVLVGYNSYIDPPAAVSINPADIHAEHVIHLVEVFLGVFIGAVTFTGSIVAFGKLRGVISSSALNIPHKHKWNLAAIVASTLLMIMFVKADGSMLALMVMTLIAFAFGYHLVASIGGADMPVVVSMLNSYSGWAAAAAGFMLANDLLIVTGALVGSSGAILSYIMCKAMNRSFISVIAGGFGQEVVVSDGDEEQGEHRETSAEDVADMLKNSKSVIITPGYGMAVAQAQYPVHEITEKLRAQGINVRFGIHPVAGRLPGHMNVLLAEAKVPYDIVLEMDEINDDFDETDTVLVIGANDTVNPAALEDPNSPIAGMPVLEVWNAQNVIVFKRSMNTGYAGVQNPLFFKENTQMLFGDAKQSCLGILEHL, translated from the coding sequence ATGTCTGAAGGATTAGTACAAGCAGCTTATATTGTTGCTGCTGTATTCTTTATTATGAGCTTGGCCGGGTTGTCGAAACAGGAATCTGCACGTGCAGGTAACTATTACGGTATCACGGGTATGGCAATCGCATTGATCGCGACGATCTTTGGCCCTCATTCTGCAGGTATTGTATGGATCATCATAGCGATGGTGATCGGTGGTGGTATTGGTATCCACTACGCAAGAAAAGTAGAAATGACTGAAATGCCTGAGTTAGTAGCAATCCTGCACAGTTTCGTAGGTATGGCTGCAGTACTTGTGGGTTACAACAGCTACATCGATCCACCTGCTGCTGTTTCTATCAACCCTGCTGATATTCATGCTGAGCACGTTATCCATCTGGTAGAAGTGTTCCTTGGCGTGTTTATTGGTGCGGTGACGTTCACGGGTTCTATTGTTGCGTTTGGTAAGCTTCGCGGCGTTATTTCTTCGTCTGCATTGAACATCCCTCACAAGCACAAGTGGAACCTAGCGGCTATCGTAGCTTCTACATTGTTAATGATTATGTTCGTTAAAGCGGATGGCAGCATGTTAGCGCTTATGGTGATGACACTTATTGCATTCGCATTCGGTTACCACCTGGTGGCATCGATTGGCGGCGCAGATATGCCAGTGGTTGTATCTATGCTTAACTCGTACTCAGGTTGGGCAGCAGCGGCGGCAGGTTTCATGCTTGCAAACGATCTGCTTATCGTAACAGGTGCATTGGTTGGTTCGTCGGGTGCGATTCTTTCTTACATCATGTGTAAGGCGATGAACCGATCTTTCATTAGCGTTATTGCTGGTGGATTCGGCCAAGAAGTGGTTGTGTCTGATGGCGATGAAGAGCAGGGTGAACACCGCGAAACATCAGCTGAAGATGTGGCAGATATGCTGAAAAACTCAAAGTCAGTCATCATCACTCCTGGGTACGGCATGGCAGTAGCTCAAGCTCAATACCCAGTGCATGAAATCACTGAGAAGCTACGAGCTCAGGGCATCAATGTTAGATTTGGTATCCATCCTGTAGCGGGTAGGTTACCGGGTCACATGAACGTACTGCTTGCTGAAGCAAAAGTGCCTTACGATATTGTTCTTGAAATGGACGAAATTAACGATGATTTCGATGAGACAGATACTGTATTGGTTATTGGTGCGAATGACACCGTAAACCCGGCAGCACTTGAAGACCCAAACAGTCCAATCGCTGGTATGCCAGTACTCGAAGTTTGGAATGCCCAGAATGTTATCGTATTTAAGCGTTCGATGAACACGGGTTATGCGGGTGTACAAAACCCACTATTCTTCAAAGAGAACACGCAGATGCTGTTTGGTGATGCGAAACAGAGCTGTCTAGGTATTCTAGAGCATTTATAG
- the pntA gene encoding Re/Si-specific NAD(P)(+) transhydrogenase subunit alpha, with protein sequence MQIGVPRETLAGETRVAASPKSVEQLLKLGFEVCVESQAGALASFEDAAYEQAGAKVVTADEAWKSDIIFKVNAPIVDESKNEIDLLKDGATLVSFIWPAQNPELMEQLSSRNINVMAMDSVPRISRAQALDALSSMANIAGYRAVVEAAHEFGRFFTGQITAAGKVPPAKVLVAGAGVAGLAAIGAAGSLGAIVRSFDVRPEVKEQVESMGAEFLEVDFKEDTSAGDGYAKEMSEAFNKKAEELYAAQAKDVDIIITTALIPGRPAPKLITKEMVDSMSAGSVIVDLAAANGGNCEYTVADQVITTANGVKVVGYTDMVGRLPTQSSQLYATNLVNLLKLLCKEKDGNINIDFEDVVLRGVTVVKEGEVTWPAPPIQVSAQPQQAKPEEAKAPPKVQQPVSPVKKVAGIAIAVGAFAWIASVAPAAFLSHFTVFVLACVVGYYVVWNVSHSLHTPLMSVTNAISGIIVVGALLQIGQGSGVVTFLSFIAVLIASINIFGGFTVTKRMLEMFRKD encoded by the coding sequence AAGTTTTGAAGATGCAGCTTATGAACAAGCTGGAGCAAAAGTTGTAACCGCAGATGAAGCTTGGAAATCCGATATTATCTTTAAAGTTAACGCTCCGATCGTTGACGAGTCTAAAAATGAAATCGACCTGCTTAAAGATGGCGCAACATTGGTCAGCTTTATTTGGCCTGCTCAAAATCCAGAATTAATGGAACAATTGTCCAGCCGTAATATCAATGTGATGGCGATGGACTCTGTACCTCGTATTTCAAGAGCTCAAGCGCTAGATGCATTGAGTTCTATGGCTAACATCGCGGGCTATCGTGCGGTTGTTGAAGCAGCACATGAATTTGGTCGATTCTTCACGGGTCAAATTACCGCTGCAGGTAAAGTTCCACCGGCAAAAGTACTGGTTGCTGGTGCGGGTGTTGCTGGTCTAGCGGCAATTGGCGCTGCGGGTAGTTTGGGTGCGATCGTTCGTTCGTTCGATGTCCGTCCTGAAGTAAAAGAGCAAGTCGAGTCTATGGGCGCTGAATTCTTGGAAGTCGATTTCAAGGAAGATACCAGCGCGGGTGATGGCTACGCAAAAGAGATGTCTGAAGCATTCAACAAGAAAGCTGAGGAGCTTTATGCGGCTCAAGCTAAAGATGTCGACATCATCATTACAACGGCACTAATTCCAGGTCGCCCGGCACCTAAGCTGATTACCAAAGAGATGGTTGACAGTATGAGTGCAGGTAGCGTGATCGTGGACCTTGCCGCTGCGAATGGCGGTAACTGTGAATATACGGTTGCTGATCAAGTGATCACAACGGCTAATGGCGTGAAGGTGGTTGGCTATACAGATATGGTTGGTCGACTGCCGACTCAGTCATCTCAATTGTATGCAACGAACCTAGTTAACTTGCTGAAACTGCTTTGCAAAGAGAAAGATGGCAACATCAATATCGACTTTGAAGATGTCGTTCTGCGCGGTGTTACTGTGGTTAAAGAGGGCGAAGTCACTTGGCCAGCTCCGCCAATTCAAGTTTCCGCTCAGCCACAACAGGCCAAACCGGAAGAAGCTAAAGCTCCACCTAAGGTCCAACAACCTGTGTCCCCGGTCAAGAAAGTAGCCGGCATCGCAATAGCGGTTGGTGCTTTCGCTTGGATAGCATCGGTTGCTCCTGCCGCGTTCTTATCTCACTTTACCGTTTTTGTTCTCGCTTGTGTGGTGGGTTATTACGTAGTTTGGAATGTAAGCCATTCTCTGCATACGCCTTTGATGTCCGTGACTAACGCGATCTCAGGGATCATTGTTGTAGGTGCGCTGTTACAGATAGGACAAGGAAGTGGCGTCGTCACGTTCTTATCATTTATTGCCGTATTAATTGCAAGTATCAATATCTTTGGTGGCTTTACCGTGACCAAACGTATGCTTGAAATGTTCCGTAAAGACTAA